In one Gammaproteobacteria bacterium genomic region, the following are encoded:
- the rsmI gene encoding 16S rRNA (cytidine(1402)-2'-O)-methyltransferase: protein MSVGTLYVVATPIGHLDDLTPRAQSTLAMVDVIAAEDTRHTASLLRHFAINTPLVALHEHNERDRIALLLQRLQQGDNIALVSDAGTPLISDPGYPLVHAVRAAGIRVVPIPGACAAIAALSVAGLPTDHFSFIGFLPARAAARREVLRNVSQHPWTLIVYESSHRIEDCLQDCITVLGEQRVAVLARELTKQFETILSGSLASIAQQVSADPNQRKGEFVLLIAGAPAVATDTLALDQVLDVLLAELPLKQAVALAVKLTGVKRNEVYQRALTRVVSVDVMSDIALDD from the coding sequence ATGTCGGTGGGTACGTTATACGTTGTGGCAACCCCGATAGGTCATTTAGATGATCTGACGCCGCGTGCGCAAAGTACCTTGGCGATGGTTGATGTGATTGCTGCTGAAGACACGCGGCACACGGCGAGTTTGCTGCGACATTTTGCAATTAACACACCCTTAGTAGCCTTACATGAGCATAACGAGCGGGATCGTATTGCCTTGTTGTTACAACGTTTGCAACAGGGTGACAATATTGCGTTGGTCTCTGATGCGGGCACGCCTTTAATTAGTGATCCTGGTTATCCATTAGTCCATGCCGTGCGTGCTGCGGGTATTCGGGTGGTGCCGATTCCGGGCGCGTGTGCGGCGATTGCGGCTTTGTCGGTTGCGGGTTTACCCACCGATCATTTTAGTTTTATTGGTTTTTTACCGGCACGTGCAGCTGCGCGACGTGAAGTCCTCCGTAATGTGTCACAACATCCATGGACGTTGATTGTTTATGAATCGAGTCATCGTATTGAAGACTGTTTGCAAGATTGTATTACCGTATTAGGTGAGCAGCGTGTTGCGGTATTGGCGCGTGAATTAACTAAACAGTTTGAAACCATTTTATCCGGTAGCTTGGCGAGTATTGCGCAACAGGTAAGTGCGGATCCTAATCAACGCAAAGGTGAATTTGTTTTATTAATTGCGGGTGCGCCTGCAGTAGCAACGGACACCTTGGCTTTAGATCAAGTGTTAGATGTTTTATTAGCCGAATTACCATTAAAACAAGCAGTGGCATTAGCCGTGAAGTTAACCGGCGTAAAACGTAATGAAGTTTATCAGCGCGCCTTGACGCGGGTTGTCTCTGTCGATGTTATGTCAGACATTGCATTAGACGATTAA